The following coding sequences lie in one Rutidosis leptorrhynchoides isolate AG116_Rl617_1_P2 chromosome 4, CSIRO_AGI_Rlap_v1, whole genome shotgun sequence genomic window:
- the LOC139839620 gene encoding uncharacterized protein isoform X2 → MIVSHRAFSLIVLGLSIDLLKAHTDMSADCISPDQDIEESWGNKRRARAFVWEYFEKIIGEDGLPKTKCTKCNTVYNLAPTSGTSTLRRHLRKCCRQPISQATPLQVIPGTKTPSSSDKLSDEARSAKKLKCKSRDEVSDEASANKLKSAMVDNLHGKTDRELVEFIWKYKRNVGLLEQKLPHKAMAIKEAIKCYEDEIARRAKPHRPKENGPDLVSSAAPVKIEWDDQIVDRSEKVGEDVAENGSAVANETPDTHADANQDQMPPPCENGEVVIKVEVDDQSAAGNENFEDQIQKPTQQTEISILPEDICSELKEVSSVLSVLTSPNSFYTPQGNPLDQEAENAKQNLTKLLKKDFETIIGSPDEQNVKSCISILIKNLHKLPRFQGKVIETLNTEFESACKNWTTWHKIVETNIVLEAQQENNLEVLQVWQEKDVEFESKIAKVDADILELKAQLREKELIREGLIKQKCDLFDQSKISIDEAKKLLHEMVTVKLQSDVATDNMKELSSKWERIRENFKFE, encoded by the exons ATGATTGTTAGTCACAGAGCCTTTAGCCTAATTGTATTGGGATTATCCATTGATCTTTTAAAAGCACACACTG ATATGTCAGCTGATTGTATTAGTCCTGACCAAGATATTGAAGAATCTTGGGGTAATAAGAGACGCGCACGAGCTTTTGTGTGGGAGTATTTTGAGAAGATTATTGGGGAAGATGGTCTACCAAAAACAAAGTGCACCAAGTGTAACACAGTTTACAATTTGGCACCAACTTCAGGTACATCAACATTGAGAAGGCACTTACGTAAGTGTTGTCGACAACCGATATCTCAAGCAACCCCACTCCAGGTCATCCCGGGGACAAAAACTCCTAGCTCCAGTGACAAGCTGTCAGATGAGGCTAGGTCAGCCAAAAAGTTGAAGTGCAAGTCTCGTGATGAGGTATCTGATGAGGCTTCAGCGAATAAATTGAAGTCTGCTATGGTGGATAACCTCCATGGCAAGACAGATAGGGAATTGGTTGAGTTTATTTGGAAGTATAAGCGAAATGTTGGACTTCTTGAGCAGAAGTTGCCGCATAAGGCCATGGCTATTAAGGAAGCTATCAAGTGTTATGAAGATGAAATTGCTCGCAGGGCAAAGCCTCATCGTCCTAAG GAGAACGGTCCAGATCTAGTGTCTAGCGCAGCGCCAGTTAAAATCGAATGGGATGATCAAATTGTTGATCGTTCTGAGAAGGTTGGTGAGGATGTGGCTGAGAATGGGAGTGCTGTAGCAAATGAGACTCCAGATACACATGCTGATGCGAATCAG GATCAAATGCCCCCACCATGTGAAAATGGAGAAGTGGTTATTAAAGTTGAGGTTGATGATCAATCTGCTGCTGGAAATGAGAATTTTGAAGATCAG ATCCAGAAACCTACCCAACAAACTGAAATTTCGATTCTTCCTGAAGACATATGTTCAGAATTGAAGGAAGTTTCATCTGTACTTTCGGTGCTAACTTCACCGAACAGTTTCTACACTCCTCAAGGCAATCCTCTTGATCAAGAAGCCGAAAACGCAAAACAAAACCTTACCAAACTTTTGAAAAAAGACTTCGAAACTATTATAGGATCACCAGATGAACAAAATGTCAAATCTTGTATCAGTATTTTGATCAAAAACCTCCACAAGCTTCCAAGGTTCCAAGGCAAAGTTATTGAAACCCTCAATACTGAATTCGAATCGGCCTGCAAAAACTGGACAACTTGGCATAAAATTGTTGAGACCAATATTGTGTTGGAAGCGCAGCAAGAAAACAATCTTGAGGTGTTGCAGGTATGGCAGGAGAAAGACGTGGAATTTGAGTCTAAAATAGCTAAAGTGGATGCAGATATACTTGAGTTAAAAGCTCAATTACGTGAAAAAGAATTGATCCGAGAAGGTTTGATTAAACAGAAGTGTGATTTGTTTGACCAGAGCAAGATCTCGATTGATGAAGCAAAGAAGCTTCTTCATGAGATGGTAACTGTCAAGTTGCAGAGTGATGTTGCTACTGATAACATGAAAGAACTTTCTTCCAAATGGGAAAGAATTAGGGAAAATTTCAAGTTCGAGTAA
- the LOC139839618 gene encoding pentatricopeptide repeat-containing protein At3g62890-like: MTPAKLIKSTYSSYKYLHKTTTINQSILDSFLFKCQNLKHFNQILSQMILTGFIKDTYAASRIIKFSTSQSIITNNVDYSRKIFNHIENVNSFTYNTMMRAYLQTNNLKETIFLYELMFKNKDSVNVYPDGYTYPLLVEACIAGCSIFEGKEIHDHVVKMGFDSDIYVRNNLINMYAVCGDLMDARKVFDESPVRDSVSWNSILAGYVQMGNVEEAKLIFDQMPNKNVIASNSMIVLFGQCGRIDEAYQLFADMKDKDIVTWTAMISCYEKIGMYHEALVMFMEMNGLGIKIDDVVVISVLSACARSSAVITGLSIHGLVIKEGTSSYINIQNALIKLYSDCGDIAGAEKLFNSSSHVDIFSWNSMISGYSKCGTIMKAREVFNSMPEKDVVSWSALISGHKQLGLFDETIALFQEMMLDGRIKPDETILVSVISACTHLSALEQGTWVHAYIKRNGLEFNSILGTTLIDMYMKLGCVESAQEVFYKMENKGVSSWNALIDGFTMNGQVDKSLQTFSEMKRSGVVPNEITFVAVLGACRHMGLVQEGREYFNSMINVHNIEPNIKHYGCMVDLLGRAGLLKEAEELIDSMPMAPDVATWGALLGACKKHGANEMGEKVGLKLIELQPKHDGFHVLLSNIYASKGNWDNVAEIRGTMIQNSVVKTPGCSIIEANGVVHEFLAGDKAHPQIHEIEEMLNTITERVKLIGYFPDTNEVSFDIDDEEKETNLFRHSEKLAIAFGLMAINPPTPIRIMKNLRICNDCHAMAKFVSKAFNREIVVRDRHLFHHFKQGSCSCMEYW; encoded by the coding sequence aTGACGCCTGCAAAACTGATAAAATCAACTTATTCAAGTTACAAATATTTGCATAAAACAACAACAATAAATCAATCAATCTTAGACAGCTTTTTGTTTAAATGTCAAAACTTGAAGCATTTCAATCAGATTCTTTCTCAAATGATACTCACTGGTTTCATCAAAGACACATATGCAGCAAGTAGGATCATCAAGTTCTCTACTTCTCAATCAATCATTACTAATAATGTTGATTACTCTCGTAAAATATTCAATCACATCGAAAACGTAAATTCGTTTACTTATAACACCATGATGCGTGCTTATTTGCAGACAAATAATCTGAAAGAAACCATTTTTCTATATGAGTTGATGTTTAAGAATAAGGACAGTGTTAATGTATATCCAGATGGTTACACGTACCCTTTGTTAGTTGAAGCGTGTATCGCTGGGTGTTCGATTTTTGAGGGGAAAGAGATACATGATCATGTGGTGAAAATGGGATTTGATTCGGATATTTATGTGCGAAACAATTTGATTAATATGTATGCGGTTTGTGGTGATTTAATGGATGCACGCAAGGTGTTTGATGAAAGTCCTGTGAGAGATTCGGTGTCTTGGAATTCGATTTTGGCAGGGTATGTTCAGATGGGTAATGTTGAAGAAGCAAAGTTGATATTTGATCAGATGCCTAACAAGAATGTAATTGCCTCGAATTCGATGATTGTGTTATTTGGTCAGTGTGGCCGTATCGATGAAGCTTACCAGCTGTTTGCTGACATGAAAGATAAGGATATCGTTACGTGGACTGCGATGATTAGTTGTTATGAGAAAATCGGCATGTATCATGAGGCTTTGGTTATGTTTATGGAAATGAATGGATTAGGAATCAAGATTGATGATGTTGTAGTGATTAGTGTTCTTTCTGCATGTGCTCGTTCATCGGCTGTTATAACCGGTTTATCTATTCATGGGTTAGTTATAAAAGAAGGAACTTCATCTTATATCAACATCCAAAATGCATTGATCAAACTGTATTCAGATTGTGGAGATATAGCAGGTGCAGAGAAACTCTTTAATTCAAGCTCACACGTTGATATTTTTTCTTGGAACTCTATGATATCTGGCTATTCAAAATGTGGCACAATCATGAAAGCCAGAGAAGTGTTTAATTCGATGCCTGAAAAGGATGTTGTATCATGGAGTGCACTAATATCTGGCCACAAGCAACTCGGTCTATTCGATGAAACTATAGCGTTGTTTCAGGAGATGATGCTCGATGGAAGAATTAAGCCTGATGAGACCATACTCGTTAGTGTGATCTCAGCGTGCACCCATTTATCTGCTCTTGAGCAAGGTACATGGGTTCATGCTTACATAAAAAGGAATGGGTTAGAGTTCAATTCTATTCTTGGTACTACCCTTATAGACATGTACATGAAGCTAGGGTGCGTTGAAAGTGCACAAGAGGTCTTCTATAAAATGGAGAATAAAGGAGTTTCGTCTTGGAATGCTCTGATTGACGGGTTTACAATGAATGGACAAGTGGATAAATCGCTTCAAACGTTTTCGGAAATGAAAAGATCGGGTGTAGTTCCTAATGAAATAACGTTTGTGGCGGTTCTTGGTGCTTGTCGCCACATGGGGTTGGTCCAAGAGGGGCGTGAATACTTTAATTCTATGATCAATGTACACAACATAGAGCCTAATATTAAACATTATGGATGCATGGTTGATCTACTTGGGCGTGCAGGGTTGCTAAAAGAAGCTGAAGAACTAATTGATAGTATGCCTATGGCACCAGATGTTGCTACATGGGGTGCGTTGCTCGGTGCTTGTAAGAAACATGGTGCTAATGAAATGGGAGAGAAAGTTGGGTTGAAGCTCATTGAGCTTCAACCCAAGCATGATGGGTTTCATGTATTGTTATCAAATATATATGCTTCAAAAGGAAATTGGGATAATGTGGCAGAAATAAGAGGAACTATGATACAAAATAGTGTTGTCAAAACGCCTGGTTGCAGCATAATTGAAGCCAACGGTGTAGTGCATGAATTTCTAGCAGGAGATAAAGCACACCCTCAAATTCATGAAATTGAGGAAATGTTGAATACAATAACTGAAAGAGTGAAATTAATTGGCTATTTTCCAGACACAAATGAGGTTTCTTTTGACATTGATGATGAAGAGAAGGAAACAAACCTTTTTAGGCATAGTGAAAAGCTTGCAATTGCTTTTGGGTTAATGGCGATTAATCCTCCAACTCCTATTAGAATAATGAAGAATTTACGTATATGTAATGATTGCCATGCAATGGCAAAGTTTGTCTCCAAAGCATTTAACCGTGAAATTGTGGTGAGGGATCGACATCTCTTTCACCACTTCAAGCAAGGTTCTTGTTCATGTATGGAATATTGGTAG
- the LOC139839620 gene encoding uncharacterized protein isoform X1 — MCLTVCTLSNYIFPWSLVLNLSLSHSDMSADCISPDQDIEESWGNKRRARAFVWEYFEKIIGEDGLPKTKCTKCNTVYNLAPTSGTSTLRRHLRKCCRQPISQATPLQVIPGTKTPSSSDKLSDEARSAKKLKCKSRDEVSDEASANKLKSAMVDNLHGKTDRELVEFIWKYKRNVGLLEQKLPHKAMAIKEAIKCYEDEIARRAKPHRPKENGPDLVSSAAPVKIEWDDQIVDRSEKVGEDVAENGSAVANETPDTHADANQDQMPPPCENGEVVIKVEVDDQSAAGNENFEDQIQKPTQQTEISILPEDICSELKEVSSVLSVLTSPNSFYTPQGNPLDQEAENAKQNLTKLLKKDFETIIGSPDEQNVKSCISILIKNLHKLPRFQGKVIETLNTEFESACKNWTTWHKIVETNIVLEAQQENNLEVLQVWQEKDVEFESKIAKVDADILELKAQLREKELIREGLIKQKCDLFDQSKISIDEAKKLLHEMVTVKLQSDVATDNMKELSSKWERIRENFKFE; from the exons ATGTGCTTAACAGTATGTACTTTGTCAAACTATATATTCCCCTGGTCACTGGTGCTAAATTTGTCTTTATCTCATTCAGATATGTCAGCTGATTGTATTAGTCCTGACCAAGATATTGAAGAATCTTGGGGTAATAAGAGACGCGCACGAGCTTTTGTGTGGGAGTATTTTGAGAAGATTATTGGGGAAGATGGTCTACCAAAAACAAAGTGCACCAAGTGTAACACAGTTTACAATTTGGCACCAACTTCAGGTACATCAACATTGAGAAGGCACTTACGTAAGTGTTGTCGACAACCGATATCTCAAGCAACCCCACTCCAGGTCATCCCGGGGACAAAAACTCCTAGCTCCAGTGACAAGCTGTCAGATGAGGCTAGGTCAGCCAAAAAGTTGAAGTGCAAGTCTCGTGATGAGGTATCTGATGAGGCTTCAGCGAATAAATTGAAGTCTGCTATGGTGGATAACCTCCATGGCAAGACAGATAGGGAATTGGTTGAGTTTATTTGGAAGTATAAGCGAAATGTTGGACTTCTTGAGCAGAAGTTGCCGCATAAGGCCATGGCTATTAAGGAAGCTATCAAGTGTTATGAAGATGAAATTGCTCGCAGGGCAAAGCCTCATCGTCCTAAG GAGAACGGTCCAGATCTAGTGTCTAGCGCAGCGCCAGTTAAAATCGAATGGGATGATCAAATTGTTGATCGTTCTGAGAAGGTTGGTGAGGATGTGGCTGAGAATGGGAGTGCTGTAGCAAATGAGACTCCAGATACACATGCTGATGCGAATCAG GATCAAATGCCCCCACCATGTGAAAATGGAGAAGTGGTTATTAAAGTTGAGGTTGATGATCAATCTGCTGCTGGAAATGAGAATTTTGAAGATCAG ATCCAGAAACCTACCCAACAAACTGAAATTTCGATTCTTCCTGAAGACATATGTTCAGAATTGAAGGAAGTTTCATCTGTACTTTCGGTGCTAACTTCACCGAACAGTTTCTACACTCCTCAAGGCAATCCTCTTGATCAAGAAGCCGAAAACGCAAAACAAAACCTTACCAAACTTTTGAAAAAAGACTTCGAAACTATTATAGGATCACCAGATGAACAAAATGTCAAATCTTGTATCAGTATTTTGATCAAAAACCTCCACAAGCTTCCAAGGTTCCAAGGCAAAGTTATTGAAACCCTCAATACTGAATTCGAATCGGCCTGCAAAAACTGGACAACTTGGCATAAAATTGTTGAGACCAATATTGTGTTGGAAGCGCAGCAAGAAAACAATCTTGAGGTGTTGCAGGTATGGCAGGAGAAAGACGTGGAATTTGAGTCTAAAATAGCTAAAGTGGATGCAGATATACTTGAGTTAAAAGCTCAATTACGTGAAAAAGAATTGATCCGAGAAGGTTTGATTAAACAGAAGTGTGATTTGTTTGACCAGAGCAAGATCTCGATTGATGAAGCAAAGAAGCTTCTTCATGAGATGGTAACTGTCAAGTTGCAGAGTGATGTTGCTACTGATAACATGAAAGAACTTTCTTCCAAATGGGAAAGAATTAGGGAAAATTTCAAGTTCGAGTAA
- the LOC139839620 gene encoding uncharacterized protein isoform X3 has protein sequence MSADCISPDQDIEESWGNKRRARAFVWEYFEKIIGEDGLPKTKCTKCNTVYNLAPTSGTSTLRRHLRKCCRQPISQATPLQVIPGTKTPSSSDKLSDEARSAKKLKCKSRDEVSDEASANKLKSAMVDNLHGKTDRELVEFIWKYKRNVGLLEQKLPHKAMAIKEAIKCYEDEIARRAKPHRPKENGPDLVSSAAPVKIEWDDQIVDRSEKVGEDVAENGSAVANETPDTHADANQDQMPPPCENGEVVIKVEVDDQSAAGNENFEDQIQKPTQQTEISILPEDICSELKEVSSVLSVLTSPNSFYTPQGNPLDQEAENAKQNLTKLLKKDFETIIGSPDEQNVKSCISILIKNLHKLPRFQGKVIETLNTEFESACKNWTTWHKIVETNIVLEAQQENNLEVLQVWQEKDVEFESKIAKVDADILELKAQLREKELIREGLIKQKCDLFDQSKISIDEAKKLLHEMVTVKLQSDVATDNMKELSSKWERIRENFKFE, from the exons ATGTCAGCTGATTGTATTAGTCCTGACCAAGATATTGAAGAATCTTGGGGTAATAAGAGACGCGCACGAGCTTTTGTGTGGGAGTATTTTGAGAAGATTATTGGGGAAGATGGTCTACCAAAAACAAAGTGCACCAAGTGTAACACAGTTTACAATTTGGCACCAACTTCAGGTACATCAACATTGAGAAGGCACTTACGTAAGTGTTGTCGACAACCGATATCTCAAGCAACCCCACTCCAGGTCATCCCGGGGACAAAAACTCCTAGCTCCAGTGACAAGCTGTCAGATGAGGCTAGGTCAGCCAAAAAGTTGAAGTGCAAGTCTCGTGATGAGGTATCTGATGAGGCTTCAGCGAATAAATTGAAGTCTGCTATGGTGGATAACCTCCATGGCAAGACAGATAGGGAATTGGTTGAGTTTATTTGGAAGTATAAGCGAAATGTTGGACTTCTTGAGCAGAAGTTGCCGCATAAGGCCATGGCTATTAAGGAAGCTATCAAGTGTTATGAAGATGAAATTGCTCGCAGGGCAAAGCCTCATCGTCCTAAG GAGAACGGTCCAGATCTAGTGTCTAGCGCAGCGCCAGTTAAAATCGAATGGGATGATCAAATTGTTGATCGTTCTGAGAAGGTTGGTGAGGATGTGGCTGAGAATGGGAGTGCTGTAGCAAATGAGACTCCAGATACACATGCTGATGCGAATCAG GATCAAATGCCCCCACCATGTGAAAATGGAGAAGTGGTTATTAAAGTTGAGGTTGATGATCAATCTGCTGCTGGAAATGAGAATTTTGAAGATCAG ATCCAGAAACCTACCCAACAAACTGAAATTTCGATTCTTCCTGAAGACATATGTTCAGAATTGAAGGAAGTTTCATCTGTACTTTCGGTGCTAACTTCACCGAACAGTTTCTACACTCCTCAAGGCAATCCTCTTGATCAAGAAGCCGAAAACGCAAAACAAAACCTTACCAAACTTTTGAAAAAAGACTTCGAAACTATTATAGGATCACCAGATGAACAAAATGTCAAATCTTGTATCAGTATTTTGATCAAAAACCTCCACAAGCTTCCAAGGTTCCAAGGCAAAGTTATTGAAACCCTCAATACTGAATTCGAATCGGCCTGCAAAAACTGGACAACTTGGCATAAAATTGTTGAGACCAATATTGTGTTGGAAGCGCAGCAAGAAAACAATCTTGAGGTGTTGCAGGTATGGCAGGAGAAAGACGTGGAATTTGAGTCTAAAATAGCTAAAGTGGATGCAGATATACTTGAGTTAAAAGCTCAATTACGTGAAAAAGAATTGATCCGAGAAGGTTTGATTAAACAGAAGTGTGATTTGTTTGACCAGAGCAAGATCTCGATTGATGAAGCAAAGAAGCTTCTTCATGAGATGGTAACTGTCAAGTTGCAGAGTGATGTTGCTACTGATAACATGAAAGAACTTTCTTCCAAATGGGAAAGAATTAGGGAAAATTTCAAGTTCGAGTAA
- the LOC139844992 gene encoding tubulin-folding cofactor C — protein MDDQQALSNTTDAMSLDPAVDPTTQRKHAAMIERLSNLHQSRVSNKADSQDPSFESTKSFLLLFTNSKQAIESSLAQIQQIPETNPNVDLKPDLEKISVSISDLEKLVAENSYFLPPYEVRSSLKTVSDLKQTLDSVTSKVKPRKKFSFKNKPAKKPESANIVTEDTNKNDQEHQSSYKAKDSPGFRSKENEILVKEFKGSEIGEFVLSDLNNCEIRLTGCFRTLFINRLQNCKIYVGPVFGSILIEEVEKCLFVLASHQIRIHHAKETDFYLRCRSRPIIEQSFGVRFAPYRLCYDGIENDLKESNLYDDTESWANVDDFQWLRAVQSPNWSILPESQRIDTVKI, from the coding sequence ATGGATGATCAACAGGCTCTCTCGAACACCACTGATGCCATGTCATTAGATCCAGCCGTCGATCCAACTACCCAACGCAAGCATGCTGCCATGATCGAACGACTCTCCAACCTCCACCAATCTCGTGTTTCCAACAAAGCGGACTCACAAGATCCATCCTTTGAATCCACCAAATCATTTCTGTTACTTTTCACAAATTCCAAACAAGCAATCGAGTCTTCCCTCGctcaaattcaacaaattccagAAACAAACCCTAACGTAGATCTCAAACCCGACCTTGAGAAAATATCCGTCTCTATATCCGATCTTGAAAAATTGGTTGCTGAAAACTCCTACTTTTTACCTCCGTATGAAGTCCGTTCGTCTCTCAAAACCGTCTCTGACCTCAAACAAACCTTAGATTCTGTCACTTCCAAAGTCAAACCCCGAAAAAAATTCTCATTCAAAAACAAACCTGCCAAGAAACCGGAATCCGCCAACATCGTTACCGAAGACACCaacaagaatgatcaagaacaccagTCGAGTTATAAGGCTAAGGATTCTCCAGGATTCAGGTCTAAAGAAAATGAAATTTTGGTAAAGGAATTTAAAGGTTCAGAGATTGGAGAATTTGTGCTTTCAGATTTAAATAATTGTGAGATTCGATTGACGGGATGCTTTCGTACTTTGTTTATAAATCGGCTGCAAAATTGTAAGATTTATGTTGGTCCTGTATTTGGTTCAATCTTGATTGAAGAAGTGGAAAAGTGTTTATTTGTACTTGCATCACATCAGATTAGGATACATCATGCTAAGGAGACTGACTTTTATCTAAGATGTAGGAGTCGGCCCATAATCGAGCAGAGTTTTGGGGTCAGATTTGCACCTTATCGTTTGTGTTATGATGGAATTGAGAATGATCTTAAGGAGTCTAATCTTTATGATGATACTGAGAGTTGGGCAAATGTGGATGATTTTCAGTGGCTGCGGGCTGTTCAGTCACCAAATTGGTCGATTCTACCAGAAAGTCAGCGCATTGATACAGTGAAAATTTGA